A genomic window from Alicyclobacillus vulcanalis includes:
- a CDS encoding prepilin-type N-terminal cleavage/methylation domain-containing protein produces MLQMKTKISNLKQKVRDQRGVTLIEMLAVVVILAILAAVGVPIVLAQIQKARVNTDKSNEQLIADALQRAEYDYQSNSTNQGVLGITNGAIVNGSGANIGQVANNTLNNATPVYNYLLGNGSGNGYLTSVPSPQSQTGNFTIVAGTPSGSQTAPYVTFTYPNSTGGIQSWYITIQ; encoded by the coding sequence ATGCTTCAGATGAAAACGAAGATTTCGAATTTGAAACAGAAGGTGCGGGATCAGCGCGGCGTGACGCTGATTGAGATGCTGGCCGTGGTCGTGATTTTGGCAATTCTGGCCGCGGTCGGTGTGCCGATTGTCTTGGCGCAGATTCAAAAGGCGCGCGTGAACACGGACAAATCGAACGAGCAACTGATTGCCGACGCGCTGCAGCGCGCGGAGTACGATTATCAGTCGAACTCCACGAACCAGGGCGTCTTGGGCATCACAAACGGCGCGATTGTCAACGGAAGCGGGGCCAACATCGGGCAGGTTGCGAATAATACACTTAACAATGCGACGCCCGTTTACAACTACCTTCTCGGCAACGGCTCGGGCAACGGATATCTGACGAGCGTGCCGTCGCCGCAGTCGCAGACGGGCAACTTCACGATTGTGGCGGGCACGCCGTCAGGCAGCCAGACGGCTCCGTACGTAACCTTCACATATCCCAACAGCACGGGTGGCATCCAGAGCTGGTACATTACCATTCAATGA
- a CDS encoding type II secretion system F family protein codes for MSVYRYEAIARPNRRERGKIEAESEADAIRALGERGLFVVGLKAMSEKSDFWNRELKLSFLEPKVKSEDFVPFCRQFATLVRAGVPLVPALQVLEEQLGKGPLKRAVADVAVKVEGGTALWESLADHPRVFPPMFVQMVRAGEASGSLEEVLESTARFEESQRETVSKIKSALMYPALVSVMSVLVAGFLMINVIPSFVSVFASMHVTLPLPTRIVLVSADAIKRFWYLALLLLLMLVGAWIFVSRHNESRYWRDRWMLRIPIFGKLLRYRAMAQSARTLAMLFHAALPALTSMSLAADAVDNRYVRVSLRRARDTLGQGGALSEALQQSGAFTPLMVQMVRVGETTGHLDDMLARVATFYESELEVMVERLRQLLEPLLTTVLSGVVGIIALSVLLPMFSLYNNLGSYGVS; via the coding sequence GTGAGCGTGTACCGGTATGAGGCGATTGCCCGCCCGAACCGGCGCGAGCGGGGGAAGATTGAAGCGGAGTCGGAGGCTGACGCCATTCGGGCCCTGGGCGAGCGGGGGCTGTTTGTGGTGGGCCTCAAGGCGATGAGCGAGAAGTCGGACTTCTGGAACCGGGAGCTGAAGCTGAGCTTCCTGGAACCGAAGGTGAAATCCGAGGACTTCGTGCCATTCTGCCGGCAGTTCGCGACGCTCGTCCGCGCGGGTGTGCCGCTCGTACCGGCGCTGCAGGTGCTGGAGGAGCAGCTCGGCAAGGGACCGCTGAAGCGGGCGGTGGCCGACGTGGCGGTCAAGGTCGAGGGGGGGACTGCGCTGTGGGAAAGCCTGGCGGACCATCCACGGGTCTTTCCGCCGATGTTTGTGCAGATGGTCCGCGCGGGCGAAGCGAGCGGCTCGCTGGAAGAGGTGCTGGAGTCGACAGCGCGCTTTGAAGAGTCGCAGCGCGAGACGGTATCCAAGATCAAGTCGGCCCTGATGTATCCGGCGCTTGTCTCCGTCATGTCCGTCCTGGTGGCGGGGTTTCTGATGATCAATGTGATTCCCTCGTTCGTGTCGGTCTTCGCCTCAATGCATGTGACCTTGCCCTTGCCAACAAGAATTGTTCTCGTGTCTGCGGACGCCATCAAGCGCTTTTGGTACTTGGCGCTTTTGCTTCTGCTGATGCTCGTCGGCGCGTGGATCTTCGTGAGCCGCCACAACGAGAGCCGGTACTGGCGAGATCGGTGGATGTTGCGTATCCCGATTTTTGGGAAGCTGCTTCGATATCGCGCGATGGCGCAGTCGGCGCGCACGCTCGCCATGCTGTTTCACGCGGCGCTGCCGGCCTTGACGTCGATGTCGCTCGCGGCGGACGCGGTGGACAATCGCTACGTCCGCGTGAGCCTGCGGCGCGCCCGGGACACGCTTGGGCAAGGCGGAGCGCTGTCCGAGGCGCTGCAGCAGTCGGGCGCGTTCACGCCCCTCATGGTGCAGATGGTGCGCGTGGGCGAGACGACGGGCCATTTGGACGACATGCTGGCGCGCGTCGCGACCTTTTACGAGTCCGAATTGGAGGTGATGGTGGAGCGGCTCAGGCAGCTGTTGGAGCCTCTGTTGACGACGGTGCTCTCCGGCGTGGTGGGCATCATTGCCCTGTCCGTGCTTCTGCCCATGTTCTCCTTGTACAACAACCTCGGCTCCTACGGCGTCTCCTGA